A portion of the candidate division KSB1 bacterium genome contains these proteins:
- the ftcD gene encoding glutamate formimidoyltransferase: MQQLVECVPNFSEGRNRAVIDAIVREIVDTEGVKLLDVDPGADTNRTVVTFVGTPAGVVEAAFKAIKRAAELIDMSKHRGAHPRIGATDVCPFVPLAGCTMADCVALARQLGARVGEELGIPVYLYEEAATRPERKNLADIRQGEYEGLPEKLKDPAWAPDFGPAVFNPKAGAAVIGAREFLIAYNINLNTRDRRLAQEIALNIRESGRLQRDAEGNILRDEHGNPLRRPGKFQAVKAVGWYIPQYKQAQVSINLVNYKITPPHVVFDEVCKEAELLGLRVTGSELVGLIPLEALLMAGRYYLEKQGRSPGLPEKDLVDIAVRSLGLNDIAPFDPAKKIIEYQVGERRGTLVGMDVGDFVDELSTDSPAPGGGSVAALAGALAAGLAAMVANLTVGKKGYEGVASQLKDVAIKAQELKDALLLAVDEDTRAFNRVMDAFALPKKSEEQKQARHVAIQEATRRATEVPAKVMELALQVLELAMVVAEHGLANAASDAGVAAAMARAAAEGAALNVRINLGSLEDEEFVAAARSTADRVERQAKDMAERVLHVVAGKLS, translated from the coding sequence ATGCAGCAACTGGTCGAATGTGTGCCGAATTTCAGCGAGGGGAGGAATCGGGCCGTTATCGATGCCATTGTGAGGGAAATCGTCGATACGGAAGGAGTGAAGCTGCTGGACGTGGACCCGGGCGCTGACACCAACCGCACGGTGGTGACGTTCGTGGGCACCCCGGCGGGAGTGGTTGAGGCGGCGTTCAAGGCTATCAAGCGGGCGGCGGAACTCATCGACATGAGCAAGCATCGCGGGGCGCACCCCCGCATTGGTGCCACGGATGTCTGTCCCTTTGTACCTCTGGCCGGCTGCACCATGGCCGACTGCGTGGCGTTGGCACGGCAGCTCGGTGCGCGGGTCGGAGAGGAGTTAGGTATCCCCGTGTACCTTTACGAGGAGGCGGCCACCCGTCCGGAGCGCAAGAATCTGGCCGACATTCGCCAAGGCGAATACGAAGGCCTGCCCGAGAAGCTCAAAGACCCAGCCTGGGCACCCGACTTTGGGCCGGCGGTGTTCAATCCCAAGGCTGGGGCCGCGGTAATTGGCGCTCGGGAATTCCTCATTGCCTACAACATCAACCTGAACACGCGCGACCGACGGTTGGCACAAGAGATCGCGCTCAACATTCGCGAGAGCGGCCGGCTGCAGCGCGACGCTGAGGGTAACATCCTCCGCGATGAGCATGGAAACCCGCTGCGGCGTCCGGGCAAGTTCCAGGCAGTGAAAGCGGTGGGCTGGTACATTCCGCAATACAAGCAGGCGCAGGTGTCTATCAACCTGGTCAACTACAAGATTACCCCGCCCCACGTGGTCTTTGACGAGGTGTGTAAGGAAGCGGAGCTCCTGGGTCTGCGCGTGACCGGCAGCGAGCTGGTTGGGCTCATCCCGCTGGAGGCGCTGCTCATGGCTGGCCGGTACTATCTGGAAAAACAGGGGCGTTCCCCAGGCCTGCCGGAGAAAGACCTGGTCGACATCGCTGTTCGCTCATTGGGGTTGAACGACATCGCGCCGTTTGACCCTGCCAAGAAGATCATCGAGTATCAGGTTGGCGAGCGGCGCGGGACGCTCGTGGGCATGGATGTTGGCGACTTTGTAGACGAGCTCTCCACCGATTCGCCCGCCCCAGGTGGGGGGAGCGTAGCGGCTCTGGCTGGCGCCCTTGCTGCCGGCTTGGCGGCAATGGTGGCCAATCTGACCGTAGGCAAGAAGGGGTACGAAGGTGTCGCCTCCCAGTTGAAAGACGTGGCAATCAAGGCGCAGGAGCTCAAAGACGCCTTGCTCCTGGCTGTGGATGAGGACACCCGGGCCTTCAACAGAGTCATGGATGCTTTTGCTCTGCCCAAGAAGAGCGAGGAGCAGAAGCAGGCCCGGCATGTGGCAATTCAGGAGGCGACGCGCCGAGCCACCGAGGTGCCAGCGAAGGTCATGGAGCTGGCACTGCAGGTGCTGGAGTTGGCAATGGTGGTTGCCGAACATGGCTTGGCCAACGCGGCCAGCGATGCGGGGGTTGCCGCGGCCATGGCCAGAGCGGCTGCGGAAGGGGCCGCGCTTAACGTGCGCATCAATCTTGGCTCCCTCGAGGATGAAGAGTTTGTGGCCGCTGCGCGCTCCACTGCCGACCGGGTGGAAAGACAAGCCAAGGACATGGCCGAGCGCGTGTTGCATGTTGTTGCGGGCAAGCTTTCGTGA
- a CDS encoding EutN/CcmL family microcompartment protein gives MIIGRVVGNIHATIKKSCYNGRKLLLVQPVAPDLTPLHDLIVAVDSVDAGEGDLVLVAQEGRAAADILGMKQVPVRSVVVGVIDHFDMIAEHRG, from the coding sequence ATGATCATCGGCAGAGTAGTGGGTAACATTCACGCCACCATCAAAAAGTCCTGCTACAACGGACGAAAGCTGCTTCTGGTGCAGCCGGTAGCTCCGGACCTGACGCCCCTGCACGACCTGATCGTTGCCGTTGACAGTGTAGATGCTGGGGAGGGGGACCTGGTTCTGGTGGCGCAGGAGGGGAGGGCAGCCGCCGACATCTTGGGCATGAAACAGGTGCCTGTGCGCAGCGTGGTGGTGGGGGTGATTGACCATTTTGACATGATCGCAGAACACAGAGGGTGA
- the ispG gene encoding flavodoxin-dependent (E)-4-hydroxy-3-methylbut-2-enyl-diphosphate synthase gives MSKLPGAAEAGARARTRRVMVGSVAIGGGAPISVQSMTKTKTADVAATLGQIQRLAEAGCEIVRVAVPDRDAAAALPKIVRRSPIPVVADVHFDYRLALAALEAGVHKLRINPGNIGGAERARLVLREAKSRGVPVRIGVNAGSLEKDLYEEHGGATPAALVASALRHVALCRELGFEDIVLSLKASDVRTTVEAYRLVATQVDFPLHVGITEAGTKWTGTIKSAVGIGTLLAEGIGDTIRVSLAGDPVEEVRVGHEILKSLQLRRGGLTVIACPTCGRTEVDVVRIAEELEHRLVGMDKKLTVAVMGCAVNGPGEAREADLGVACGKHTALLFRRGTVVGKIPEAEIVQRLVQEIDAWPTEGHAQTKNEAEGSL, from the coding sequence ATGTCTAAACTTCCAGGTGCCGCAGAGGCTGGTGCCCGTGCCCGGACGCGCAGGGTGATGGTGGGCAGCGTTGCCATTGGCGGGGGTGCGCCGATCTCCGTGCAGTCGATGACGAAGACAAAGACTGCCGATGTTGCTGCCACCCTTGGCCAGATCCAGCGGCTTGCGGAGGCCGGGTGCGAGATCGTGCGCGTAGCGGTGCCAGACCGCGACGCGGCCGCGGCCCTGCCGAAGATCGTGCGGCGATCGCCCATCCCGGTGGTGGCGGATGTCCATTTCGACTATCGCCTGGCGTTAGCAGCTCTGGAGGCCGGGGTACACAAACTGCGCATCAATCCCGGCAACATCGGTGGCGCGGAGCGCGCCCGCCTGGTGCTGCGCGAGGCCAAGAGCCGGGGCGTGCCGGTCCGTATTGGCGTGAACGCGGGGTCACTGGAAAAGGACTTGTACGAAGAACACGGCGGAGCAACGCCTGCAGCGCTGGTGGCAAGTGCCCTGCGCCACGTGGCGCTATGCCGGGAGCTCGGCTTCGAAGACATCGTCCTCTCCCTGAAGGCCTCCGACGTGCGCACCACCGTTGAGGCTTATCGGCTTGTGGCCACGCAGGTTGATTTCCCTTTGCATGTGGGCATAACCGAGGCAGGCACGAAATGGACCGGCACCATCAAGTCGGCGGTGGGCATCGGCACGCTGCTGGCCGAAGGGATAGGTGACACCATCCGGGTCTCGCTCGCAGGCGACCCGGTGGAAGAAGTGCGCGTGGGCCACGAAATCTTGAAGAGCCTCCAGCTGCGCCGGGGCGGCCTCACGGTCATTGCCTGCCCCACGTGCGGCCGCACCGAGGTGGACGTGGTGCGCATCGCAGAGGAGCTTGAACACCGGCTTGTGGGCATGGACAAGAAGCTCACTGTGGCTGTGATGGGATGCGCAGTGAACGGTCCGGGAGAGGCACGGGAGGCCGACCTGGGGGTGGCATGCGGCAAACATACCGCCCTCCTCTTCCGCCGCGGCACCGTGGTGGGCAAGATACCGGAAGCCGAGATCGTGCAGCGACTTGTGCAAGAAATTGACGCATGGCCCACAGAAGGGCATGCACAGACTAAGAACGAAGCTGAGGGGAGCCTATGA
- a CDS encoding class II aldolase/adducin family protein, which translates to MTQSVYQIKREIIDICQRIYQRGYVAANDGNVSVRIDENRVIMTPTGMSKGFLKVDQLVMVDMQGHQIGGTLKPSSEALLHLDIYKHRPDVRAVVHAHPPTATGFAVAGIPLTKCVLPEVIISLGAIPLAEYATPGTPELPQVIRDYLKDHDAVLLANHGALTIGRTLIQAHYRMETIEHFAKIMLVAIQLGRVNVLETERVNQLLDLRQRLGLDHGRPACEPCEAEGRASEDKPRSGDLYAELARVEEETAARMIGQLRGSSE; encoded by the coding sequence GTGACACAATCAGTCTATCAGATCAAGCGCGAGATCATCGACATCTGCCAGCGCATCTATCAGCGCGGCTATGTGGCGGCAAATGACGGCAACGTGAGCGTGCGCATTGACGAGAACCGAGTGATCATGACGCCCACAGGGATGAGCAAAGGTTTTCTGAAGGTTGACCAATTGGTGATGGTGGATATGCAAGGGCACCAGATCGGTGGCACGCTGAAGCCCTCTTCAGAGGCCCTGCTCCATCTGGACATCTACAAGCATCGACCGGATGTGCGGGCGGTGGTGCACGCCCACCCGCCTACAGCCACCGGATTTGCAGTGGCGGGAATCCCTCTCACCAAGTGCGTGCTGCCGGAGGTCATCATCAGCTTGGGCGCTATCCCTCTTGCAGAATACGCCACACCCGGCACGCCAGAGCTCCCGCAGGTGATCCGCGATTATCTCAAAGACCACGACGCAGTGCTCCTGGCGAACCACGGGGCGCTCACCATCGGCCGTACCCTCATCCAGGCCCACTACCGGATGGAAACCATCGAGCATTTCGCTAAGATCATGCTGGTGGCGATACAGCTGGGTAGGGTGAATGTGCTGGAAACGGAGCGCGTGAATCAATTGCTGGATTTGCGCCAGAGGCTGGGACTGGACCATGGACGTCCGGCATGCGAGCCGTGTGAGGCCGAGGGAAGAGCTTCTGAGGATAAACCTCGCTCAGGTGACCTTTACGCCGAACTGGCACGGGTAGAGGAGGAGACTGCCGCGCGCATGATTGGCCAGCTGCGGGGTTCGTCGGAGTAA
- a CDS encoding EutN/CcmL family microcompartment protein, producing the protein MEIARVVGTVVSTCKDEKLDGTKLLIVNVLTPEAKPTSTYLVAVDTVGAGEGEVVLIVRGSSARMAKNMTTTPTDTSIIGIVDTLELEGKVVFQKFRE; encoded by the coding sequence GTGGAAATTGCTCGCGTTGTGGGCACGGTAGTGTCTACATGCAAGGACGAAAAACTCGACGGAACCAAGTTGCTCATCGTCAATGTGCTTACCCCAGAGGCAAAGCCTACCTCGACCTACTTGGTGGCGGTAGACACCGTGGGCGCAGGCGAAGGAGAGGTGGTGCTCATCGTGCGTGGCAGTTCCGCACGCATGGCAAAAAACATGACGACCACGCCTACCGACACAAGCATTATCGGCATTGTCGATACCTTGGAGCTGGAGGGGAAGGTAGTCTTTCAGAAATTCAGGGAGTAG
- a CDS encoding transglutaminase-like domain-containing protein has translation MGLWWGSCWAQQIETRPAGVYTNPRTWLVDFSWKGVAKPSTQPEEGARAGKEGQSCRLLVWISRPRSWDEQWAHEPRWQGARPALTFVDPHHGNLIDAWVKEIGLAGDSLIIRRSMLITSFEVTYAIDPEQVGSYDRRSELVRRYTRSEDGIQAGGQVRRLAREAVGEERNPYLCARLLFRWIVANMSYADKVERYDVREALSTGSGDSALLAMLFVAMCRAVDIPARIVCGHYTTGDRGAHVWAEFYLPNYGWVPADPAAAERASPSQATEAVLKRYFAHLDNERIIVSKGTNILLWPRVRGRWLRNFGLEPSGTSRLMVISDFALEGVAGKVRHSYTWSFEER, from the coding sequence GTGGGCCTCTGGTGGGGCTCTTGTTGGGCGCAGCAGATAGAGACGAGGCCTGCAGGCGTCTACACCAATCCGCGCACCTGGCTCGTGGACTTTTCCTGGAAGGGCGTGGCCAAACCGTCCACGCAGCCGGAAGAGGGAGCGCGTGCAGGCAAAGAAGGTCAGTCCTGCCGGCTGCTGGTCTGGATCAGTCGACCGCGAAGCTGGGATGAGCAGTGGGCCCATGAGCCCCGATGGCAGGGCGCGCGCCCAGCGCTGACCTTTGTTGACCCCCACCACGGCAACCTGATAGATGCCTGGGTCAAGGAAATCGGGCTGGCAGGGGACTCGTTGATCATCAGACGGAGCATGCTCATCACCTCGTTCGAAGTCACCTACGCGATCGACCCAGAGCAGGTGGGCTCTTACGATCGACGGAGTGAGCTTGTGCGGCGCTACACCAGGTCGGAGGATGGCATCCAGGCAGGTGGCCAGGTGCGCAGGTTAGCCCGCGAGGCAGTGGGTGAGGAGCGAAACCCCTATCTGTGCGCGCGGCTCCTCTTTCGCTGGATTGTGGCCAACATGAGCTATGCTGACAAGGTGGAGCGCTACGATGTGCGCGAGGCTTTGTCCACGGGAAGCGGCGACAGTGCCTTGCTTGCCATGCTCTTTGTTGCCATGTGCCGTGCGGTGGACATCCCCGCGCGCATAGTCTGCGGACATTACACCACTGGCGACCGAGGTGCTCACGTCTGGGCGGAGTTCTATCTGCCCAATTACGGCTGGGTGCCGGCCGATCCGGCTGCGGCCGAGCGCGCGAGCCCGAGCCAGGCCACTGAGGCGGTGCTTAAGCGGTACTTTGCCCATCTGGACAATGAGCGCATCATCGTCTCCAAAGGGACGAACATACTCCTTTGGCCGCGGGTGCGCGGTCGCTGGCTGAGGAACTTTGGTTTAGAACCAAGCGGCACCTCGCGCTTGATGGTGATATCCGATTTTGCGCTGGAAGGCGTCGCTGGCAAGGTCAGGCACAGTTACACATGGTCATTTGAGGAACGGTAG
- a CDS encoding EutN/CcmL family microcompartment protein produces MKLGKVIGKLWCTRKDEQLEGVKLYVMQPLDKNLQPLGKPLIAADAVGACEGEIVYWVSAREACYAIDGRSIPSDCSIVGILDDIYVAPEQKGA; encoded by the coding sequence ATGAAGCTGGGAAAAGTCATCGGTAAGCTCTGGTGCACGCGCAAGGACGAACAGCTGGAAGGAGTGAAGCTGTACGTCATGCAGCCGCTGGATAAGAACCTGCAACCATTGGGCAAACCGCTTATTGCTGCCGACGCGGTGGGCGCGTGTGAGGGCGAAATCGTCTACTGGGTCAGCGCGCGCGAAGCGTGCTATGCCATCGACGGCCGCTCCATCCCTTCCGACTGTTCCATTGTGGGTATACTGGATGACATCTATGTCGCTCCGGAGCAGAAGGGGGCCTGA
- a CDS encoding M14 family zinc carboxypeptidase, translating to MRLVATVCLASLLAVASHGCGPRPAQVTAHVELTDPWILDSLKAVPGLRLLEVNSRHALVRLAERQFLSLSTRGYEVSLVVELDNEPGIPAFYPRAQEVGARLEALAASFPHLAACYRLGRGGAIRALKISDNPVLQEDEPAVLFYGGLHAQEALGVMACLALCEELCAKYGVDPRYTKAVEDNELWIVPLLNPDGYELVRSGKVHYPWWRKNLRDNNGNGRFEPEHDGVDLNRNFGFNWEHGGSSEPGSWYYRGPQPFSEWEVAAFESLAVARRFVAGIGFHSHGHKVLYPWGNGPTPPDQVLLRAMAQSLAKSMRQCGARYAVLPLNAQSGQSSVWLYGALGTLDFTVELGTEFFPERKEAEREMGCALAAAMWLIQRVAGPGLRGRVVDARTGAPLHARVIVQELDSEAVWPRMTAPETGRFFRLLEPGLYQLAVMAQGYRSCHQTVRVVQGPAVELVVELARLDEAAVGS from the coding sequence GTGCGCCTTGTCGCGACCGTTTGCCTTGCCAGTCTACTGGCCGTTGCCAGCCACGGTTGTGGGCCTCGTCCTGCGCAGGTCACCGCGCACGTGGAGCTGACAGATCCGTGGATCCTGGATAGCTTGAAGGCTGTGCCAGGCCTGCGCCTGCTGGAAGTCAACAGCAGGCATGCGCTTGTGCGCCTCGCGGAGCGCCAGTTCTTGAGCCTCAGCACGCGGGGTTATGAAGTATCCCTGGTAGTGGAGCTGGACAACGAGCCAGGGATTCCCGCCTTCTACCCCCGAGCCCAGGAGGTGGGTGCCAGACTCGAGGCACTGGCTGCGTCGTTTCCCCATCTCGCTGCATGTTATCGCCTCGGCCGGGGAGGGGCCATCCGAGCGCTGAAGATCTCGGATAACCCCGTCCTCCAGGAAGACGAGCCAGCAGTGCTCTTTTACGGGGGACTTCATGCCCAGGAGGCCCTTGGGGTGATGGCATGTCTGGCGTTGTGTGAGGAACTCTGCGCGAAATACGGGGTGGACCCGCGTTACACCAAAGCGGTGGAGGACAATGAGCTCTGGATCGTGCCCCTGCTCAATCCCGATGGGTATGAGCTGGTGCGGAGCGGGAAGGTCCATTATCCCTGGTGGCGGAAGAACCTCCGGGATAACAACGGCAATGGGCGTTTCGAGCCGGAGCACGACGGCGTAGATCTGAATCGCAATTTTGGGTTCAACTGGGAGCATGGCGGCAGTTCGGAGCCAGGAAGCTGGTATTATCGCGGGCCGCAACCATTTTCCGAGTGGGAGGTGGCGGCATTTGAGAGTTTGGCGGTAGCGCGGCGTTTTGTGGCAGGCATAGGATTCCACAGCCACGGCCACAAGGTGCTCTATCCCTGGGGAAATGGGCCCACCCCCCCTGACCAAGTCCTGCTGCGCGCCATGGCTCAGTCTCTGGCGAAAAGCATGCGCCAATGTGGGGCACGCTACGCCGTTCTGCCGCTCAACGCCCAGTCAGGGCAAAGTTCGGTGTGGCTCTACGGTGCCCTCGGGACATTGGACTTTACGGTGGAGCTGGGAACGGAGTTCTTTCCGGAAAGGAAAGAAGCAGAGCGAGAGATGGGCTGCGCGCTCGCTGCGGCGATGTGGCTGATCCAGCGGGTGGCGGGCCCGGGGTTGCGTGGGCGCGTGGTGGATGCGCGCACAGGTGCGCCACTCCACGCGCGCGTGATCGTGCAAGAGCTGGACTCCGAGGCGGTGTGGCCCCGCATGACGGCCCCGGAAACGGGCCGTTTCTTCCGTCTTCTGGAACCTGGCCTTTACCAGCTCGCTGTCATGGCCCAAGGGTACAGGTCCTGCCACCAGACCGTGCGCGTGGTGCAAGGCCCAGCCGTCGAGTTGGTGGTCGAGCTTGCGAGGCTTGATGAAGCCGCCGTTGGTTCTTAA
- the dnaG gene encoding DNA primase has product MRIPEDKINEVREASDIVEVVSAYLTLKRRGTNFFGLCPFHTEKTPSFSVNPQRQIFHCFGCGAGGNVFTFLMRIEGITFPEAVLRLAQRAGISIALQTLDEQEARLRESVYAANRLAAEFFYRNLAQAPEGAPARAYLESRHLELQVLGKFGLGYALDRWDALIAHAASKKVSVEALNAAGLVVARDDGGYYDRFRHRLMFPFFDVMGKVVGFGGRRLREDEQAKYMNSPETIVYKKGTTLYGLYQTKDYIRQSETAILVEGYIDLLSLFQRGIRNVVASSGTALTEEQAALLRRYCEQVVVLYDADSAGSSAAVRGADILIAKGLDVRVARLPSGHDPDSFINEHGAEAVATLVGQAQSLVEFKIGSLRQAGFFETPEKKARAIHTVLNSVAVIPDDIKRNLVVQQVAQMLEMDERFLAATVNRLRRGERWEDLKTGAVAGTGPALSRADQAEKLLVSLMVSYPEIIPKVRQYLNADHFRHPGLQAFVAELWAAEDRGQRLDPTGSVAFHADPDLASLVVAATTEEERQPGLSLAEREQLMRDAIAVLRRRPLEEEQRAVRVRIKELQAARQSTTEAVMYYKQLAEELKRIDEWRTRGDATLSGKQQA; this is encoded by the coding sequence GTGCGCATACCTGAAGACAAAATCAATGAGGTCCGCGAAGCATCTGATATTGTCGAGGTAGTCTCTGCCTACCTCACTCTGAAAAGGCGAGGCACCAATTTCTTCGGCCTGTGCCCCTTTCATACCGAGAAGACCCCTTCGTTCAGCGTCAACCCGCAACGCCAAATCTTTCATTGCTTCGGGTGCGGTGCGGGGGGAAACGTCTTCACCTTCCTCATGCGTATCGAAGGCATCACGTTCCCCGAGGCCGTGCTGCGACTGGCGCAGCGCGCTGGGATTTCCATTGCCCTCCAGACGCTGGACGAACAGGAGGCGCGCTTGCGGGAGAGTGTGTATGCCGCCAATCGCCTGGCCGCCGAGTTCTTCTATCGCAACCTCGCCCAAGCCCCAGAGGGAGCTCCTGCCAGGGCTTACCTGGAGTCCAGGCACCTGGAGCTGCAGGTATTGGGCAAGTTCGGCCTCGGCTATGCACTTGACCGGTGGGATGCTCTCATTGCTCATGCCGCTAGCAAGAAGGTGAGCGTGGAGGCTCTGAACGCAGCGGGCCTGGTGGTGGCCAGGGACGACGGCGGCTACTACGACCGGTTCCGGCATCGACTGATGTTCCCCTTTTTCGACGTCATGGGCAAGGTGGTGGGCTTTGGTGGTCGGCGCCTCCGAGAAGACGAGCAGGCCAAGTACATGAACTCGCCGGAGACGATTGTCTACAAGAAGGGCACCACACTCTATGGCCTCTACCAAACCAAGGACTATATTCGCCAGAGCGAGACTGCCATTCTGGTGGAGGGCTACATAGACCTGCTGAGTCTGTTCCAGCGGGGCATTCGCAACGTGGTGGCTTCTTCGGGCACGGCGCTGACCGAGGAACAGGCCGCACTGTTACGGCGTTACTGTGAGCAGGTCGTGGTCCTGTACGATGCCGATTCGGCCGGTTCTTCGGCGGCAGTGCGCGGTGCCGATATTCTTATCGCCAAGGGCTTGGATGTGAGGGTGGCGCGTCTACCGAGTGGGCATGACCCGGACAGTTTCATCAACGAGCACGGCGCCGAGGCGGTGGCTACTCTGGTGGGACAAGCGCAAAGTCTGGTGGAGTTCAAAATCGGCTCTTTGCGCCAGGCAGGGTTTTTTGAGACTCCGGAGAAGAAAGCACGCGCAATTCACACCGTGCTGAACTCTGTTGCGGTGATTCCCGACGACATCAAGCGCAACTTGGTGGTGCAGCAAGTGGCGCAGATGCTAGAGATGGATGAGCGCTTCCTTGCGGCAACGGTCAATCGCCTGCGACGCGGCGAGCGGTGGGAAGACCTCAAGACAGGTGCGGTGGCCGGGACTGGCCCAGCACTATCGCGTGCTGATCAGGCGGAAAAGCTGTTGGTCTCGCTCATGGTCAGCTATCCCGAGATTATCCCCAAGGTTCGCCAGTACTTGAACGCCGATCACTTTCGACATCCGGGGCTCCAGGCCTTCGTGGCGGAGCTTTGGGCTGCCGAGGACCGCGGCCAGCGCCTGGACCCCACAGGCAGCGTCGCCTTTCATGCCGATCCGGACCTGGCCTCCCTCGTTGTGGCTGCTACGACCGAAGAAGAGCGCCAACCCGGGCTCTCTCTTGCCGAAAGGGAGCAACTTATGAGGGACGCCATTGCCGTGCTCAGGCGGCGTCCGTTGGAGGAGGAGCAGCGGGCGGTGCGCGTCCGCATCAAAGAGCTGCAGGCGGCACGACAGAGCACCACTGAGGCAGTCATGTACTACAAGCAGCTGGCCGAAGAGCTCAAGCGGATCGATGAGTGGCGGACACGAGGGGATGCGACTCTTAGCGGTAAGCAACAAGCGTGA